In a single window of the Dreissena polymorpha isolate Duluth1 chromosome 3, UMN_Dpol_1.0, whole genome shotgun sequence genome:
- the LOC127872032 gene encoding uncharacterized protein LOC127872032 yields the protein MFVYVLISSFIVATVATPSYDPRPGGCPDGWLVFKDSFTCLQMRPESTGPRPLTSVSLTTIHTLLRWRPEMNTCSSKIMPVDESKARMTFRPPSGWEALMPWWRVNGSGTPTSKCLEKHQPTL from the exons ATGTTCGTCTATGTTTTAATTTCATCCTTCATCGTGGCCACTGTGGCTACCC CGAGTTACGATCCTAGGCCCGGTGGCTGTCCCGACGGCTGGTTGGTGTTCAAGGACTCGTTTACCTGTTTGCAGATGAGACCAGAGTCGACTGGTCCGCGGCCATT GACGTCTGTGAGTCTCACAACCATTCACACATTGCTACGATGGAGACCAGAGATGAATACATGTTCCTCAAAGATCATGCCCGTAGATGAGTCAAAG GCGCGAATGACGTTTCGGCCTCCTTCTGGCTGGGAGGCTCTGATGCCCTGGTGGAGGGTAAATGGCTCTGGTACACCAACGAGCAAATG